In the Streptomyces sp. SJL17-4 genome, TCCTCATGCTGCCCGAGACGTACGCGGCCGTCGGGCAGATGACGCAGCGGATCTTCGAGGCCGTGCTCGCCGGCTGCCTTCCACTCGCCCCTGCCGACATCGTGCATGCCGACCACTTCGTGCCCGAGGAGCTGATCGTCAGCACCGGCAGCGAAGTGATCGAGCGGCTGACCCATCTCCAGCGGATCGCCGGCACCCAGCAGCACGCGGACTTGATCGCGTCCTGTCTGGACCGTCTGGACCTGTTCCGGCTGAGCCGACAGGTCGACGTGCTGGAAGCCGTCCTGGACGCGGCCGCCGACCCCCTCGCGATCGAACGCGGGGCGGCCTGATGCAGCTGAGCAGCCAGGCCACCGTGTCTGGACCATCCGAACGTGCCCAGGTGTCCGGTCCGACCCGGCGTCCGAGCACCTCTACGCTGGAGCATCATGAAGAAGGTCGCCATCGTCGGCTGCGGAGGCAGCGGCAAGTCGTATCTGGCGCGGGAGCTGGGCAGGATTATCGACGCCCCGGTGACGCACCTGGACGCCGCGTTCTACGACGACGAGTGGAACGAGCTGCCCATGGAGAAGTTCGCCGACCTGCAGCGGGAGCTGGTCGCGCAGCCGAGGTGGGTGATAGACGGGAACTACAACTCGACCCTGCAGACCCGACTCGAAGCCTGCGACACCGTGGTCCTGATGGACGTCTCGACCGTGGCCGCACTGTACGGGATCTTCTCCCGGCAGATCCGGCACGGGGCCGGGCACAAGGGCAACGGGGTGCACAACCGCATCCACTGGGGCGTGGTCAAGTACGTGGCGACGTACCGCCGCAAGATGCGCCCGCGGGTCATGGCCAAGATCGAGCAATTCGCCTCAGGTCGTGCCGAGGTGGTGCTGCTGTCCAGCCGACGGCAGACGCGCCGCTGGCTGCGCAGGGTCGCCGCCGAGCACCGTTGATCCTCCCGCGCCCCCGAGAGGAGGGCGCGGCATGAGCGGCACCAACCCCTTCCTCGACCCGACACGCCAGGCGGAGCTGTACGGGCACGCCTCTCGGCTGGCCGGCCGCTCCAACGCCTTGATGCGAGCGAAGACCGCCGGACGCCCCGTACCGGAGACGATCGTCGGGCTCGTGCGTGCCCATCACGAACGGCCGGCCCGTCTCGGCCTGGCCCTGGACCTCGGCTGCGGTCGCGGCACGAGCAGCCTGATCCTCGCCGAGGGGCTTCGGCCCCGGCGCGTCGTCGGCCTCGATGCCGCGCCCGCCCTGGTCGAACAGGCCCGCCGGCGCGCCCGGCGGCTGCCCGACCTCCTGGTGAACTTCCACCAGGGCGACTTCCACCGTCTCCCCGTGACCACCGGGGTGTGCGATGTCGTCGTCGCCGCGTTCTGTCTGTACCACTCATCCAATCCGCTGACCGTAGTTGCGGAGATCGGTCGCGCGCTGGCTCCTGGCGGTCTGGCCGTGCTCGTCACGAAAGGGATCGACAGCTATCGGGAGATGGACCAGCTCGTCTCTGCCGCCGGCCTCGACCCACGAGCCGAACAGCACGAGAGCCTGTACATCTCGGCGCACAGCGGCAATCTCGCCGACCTGGCCAGTGCGTCGCTCGACGTCCTCGCCGTGGAGCACGAAGAGCACAGGTTCACCTTCGACGGCCACGACCACGTGGCCGAGTACCTGGCCACCAACCCGAAGTACGACCTCGCCCCCGGTCTGTACGGCAATCCGAGCGCGCTCGCCGCAAGCCTGCACCAGTCCCTTCCGGACAGTCCGCTCACCACTACGTCCCTCGTCACGTTCGTCGTG is a window encoding:
- a CDS encoding topology modulation protein — translated: MKKVAIVGCGGSGKSYLARELGRIIDAPVTHLDAAFYDDEWNELPMEKFADLQRELVAQPRWVIDGNYNSTLQTRLEACDTVVLMDVSTVAALYGIFSRQIRHGAGHKGNGVHNRIHWGVVKYVATYRRKMRPRVMAKIEQFASGRAEVVLLSSRRQTRRWLRRVAAEHR
- a CDS encoding class I SAM-dependent methyltransferase; this translates as MSGTNPFLDPTRQAELYGHASRLAGRSNALMRAKTAGRPVPETIVGLVRAHHERPARLGLALDLGCGRGTSSLILAEGLRPRRVVGLDAAPALVEQARRRARRLPDLLVNFHQGDFHRLPVTTGVCDVVVAAFCLYHSSNPLTVVAEIGRALAPGGLAVLVTKGIDSYREMDQLVSAAGLDPRAEQHESLYISAHSGNLADLASASLDVLAVEHEEHRFTFDGHDHVAEYLATNPKYDLAPGLYGNPSALAASLHQSLPDSPLTTTSLVTFVVARSQGGRL